The Desulfobacterales bacterium genome contains a region encoding:
- the trpS gene encoding tryptophan--tRNA ligase, producing the protein MSEKKRILSGMRPTGHLHIGNLHGALLNWVKLQSEYDCYFFIADWHALTSDYEDTKQIPNYVRQMMIDWLSAGLSPEKSVLFVQSHVKEHAELYLIFSMITPVPWLERNPTYKDQIAQIENKDLSTFGFLGYPVLQAADIIMYKAYGVPVGIDQVPHIEITREIARRFNYIYGEIFPEPQAILTETSKILGLDRRKMSKSYNNAIFLSESPKDIQTKVSLMITDPNRQRKKDPGDPNVCNVFEFHKLYSGQELINQVNEECRVATIGCVDCKKKMAENLINYLAPIREKIEYYQTKPEIVDEIIVSGAQRARIVAKKTMEEVRSVIKI; encoded by the coding sequence ATGAGCGAAAAAAAGCGAATTTTGAGTGGTATGAGACCCACTGGACATCTTCATATTGGTAATTTGCATGGAGCCCTTTTAAACTGGGTAAAGCTTCAATCAGAATATGACTGTTATTTTTTTATCGCGGACTGGCACGCCCTTACAAGCGATTATGAAGACACAAAACAAATTCCAAATTATGTCAGACAAATGATGATTGACTGGCTTAGTGCCGGGCTTTCCCCTGAAAAAAGCGTTCTTTTTGTACAATCCCATGTTAAAGAACATGCAGAATTATATCTTATTTTTTCAATGATAACTCCAGTTCCTTGGTTAGAGCGAAATCCAACATATAAGGATCAGATAGCTCAAATTGAAAATAAAGACCTTTCTACCTTTGGTTTTTTAGGTTATCCTGTTCTTCAGGCGGCAGATATTATAATGTATAAAGCTTATGGAGTTCCTGTAGGAATAGATCAAGTTCCACACATAGAAATTACAAGGGAAATAGCAAGAAGGTTTAATTATATTTATGGAGAAATTTTTCCAGAACCCCAAGCTATTTTAACTGAAACTTCAAAAATACTTGGACTTGACAGAAGAAAAATGAGCAAAAGCTATAATAACGCCATTTTTTTATCAGAAAGCCCTAAAGATATTCAAACTAAAGTTTCCCTTATGATTACTGACCCTAATAGACAACGCAAAAAGGACCCTGGTGACCCTAATGTTTGCAATGTATTTGAGTTCCATAAACTTTATTCAGGCCAAGAGCTTATCAATCAAGTAAATGAAGAATGTCGCGTAGCAACGATTGGATGCGTTGACTGCAAAAAGAAAATGGCTGAAAATCTTATAAATTATCTGGCTCCTATACGTGAAAAAATTGAATATTATCAAACTAAACCTGAAATTGTTGATGAAATAATTGTTTCAGGCGCACAAAGAGCAAGAATAGTTGCTAAAAAAACAATGGAAGAAGTCAGATCAGTAATCAAAATATAA
- a CDS encoding CBS domain-containing protein, with product MDFSWFDNGIQVYRVQSLNKHKKQAKNMDLFNKKTKEAIESYEQTEAQLPNGKTPPLLAKNIMSRPVSYLFPDTTIEQAWTLIKDNRFRHVPVISRGKKKLVGIISDRDLLKLVPKAENIEYISQMMKTKVLTATPDTEIKQIAKVLFEERIGSMPIVEENGDLVGLITRSDILRAIVNRIPEDLWV from the coding sequence ATGGATTTTTCATGGTTTGATAATGGGATACAGGTCTATAGAGTCCAATCTCTAAATAAACATAAAAAACAGGCTAAAAATATGGATTTATTTAATAAAAAAACAAAAGAAGCCATTGAATCTTATGAGCAGACTGAAGCCCAATTACCAAATGGAAAAACTCCTCCTCTTTTAGCGAAAAACATTATGTCCAGACCAGTTTCTTATCTTTTTCCAGATACAACCATAGAACAAGCTTGGACATTAATTAAGGATAACAGATTTAGACACGTCCCTGTTATTTCAAGGGGAAAAAAAAAGCTGGTGGGCATAATATCGGATCGAGATTTACTAAAATTAGTCCCGAAAGCAGAAAATATTGAATACATTTCTCAAATGATGAAAACAAAGGTTCTTACGGCAACACCTGATACAGAAATTAAACAAATAGCAAAGGTTTTATTTGAAGAACGCATAGGTTCTATGCCAATAGTTGAAGAAAATGGTGATTTAGTAGGCCTTATAACAAGGAGCGATATTTTACGAGCGATCGTTAACAGAATACCAGAGGACCTTTGGGTATAA
- a CDS encoding response regulator, whose protein sequence is MNKTSVKIIGSSILLGGSFWFIDAIYVYLRFKEELRFLIFQTPLSFIDSLTLNNISPHNFFIRLSVMSLCLLSGLLVTFLFNQRIKAEEKLKKSHDTLEKRVSERTEELLKINQKLFEEIKIREKTEKKLEVSKGAAEAASQSKSQFLANMSHEIRTPISGILGMIEMTLDLNASPDIEQNLRLIKTSSNSLLNIINDILDISKIETGKLDLTNERFNLFDVIRKNTNIFSQMAHEKGLNLDIQILPNVPEYIKGDSERLGQIIRNLINNAIKFTEKGEIVITITCISNNNSSDKILFSVKDTGIGIPEKKFPKIFEKFAQLDNSYSKKYAGTGLGLAISKELVELMDGSIWLESEVGKGSSFYFTIKFDISEGEPDVFEKEKIRQAPIALTKRSLIILLAEDDDLHRQTMTYFLKREGHIVVSTTSGHEVIKKLEAGTFDIVLMDVQMPEMDGVEATKQIRSSKLGKYDPKIPIIALTAYAMEGDREKFLEAGMNDYITKPADIESLLLKMNRLVVHDECLFGKNQSANTTISLDALSEELNTDEYITDIQRFVKNTQDDIEFMRKVLLSFPKNAQDRLDLVEKAITDQDTDQIAKTIHRFLGLFSLIFIRSVTKNSQELQKAARSGNLKKCNELFSELQQKMKHILNYIKSIQV, encoded by the coding sequence ATGAATAAAACATCAGTAAAAATTATTGGCTCTTCAATATTATTAGGCGGTTCTTTCTGGTTTATTGATGCCATCTACGTTTATTTGAGATTTAAAGAAGAACTTCGTTTTTTAATATTTCAGACTCCTTTAAGTTTTATTGATTCATTGACGCTTAATAATATTTCCCCGCATAATTTTTTTATAAGATTATCTGTTATGTCCCTTTGTTTATTAAGCGGTTTACTCGTAACATTTCTTTTTAACCAACGTATCAAGGCGGAGGAAAAACTAAAAAAGTCTCACGATACATTAGAGAAACGTGTATCTGAACGTACTGAAGAACTACTGAAAATCAATCAGAAATTATTCGAAGAAATAAAAATACGAGAAAAAACAGAAAAAAAACTTGAGGTAAGCAAGGGGGCTGCTGAAGCTGCAAGTCAATCAAAAAGTCAATTTCTTGCCAATATGAGCCATGAAATTCGTACTCCCATCAGTGGAATTCTTGGCATGATCGAAATGACTTTAGATTTAAATGCTTCACCTGATATTGAACAAAATCTCAGATTAATAAAAACATCCTCCAATTCATTGCTAAATATAATCAACGACATACTGGATATCTCTAAAATTGAAACTGGAAAACTCGATTTGACTAATGAACGCTTCAATCTTTTTGACGTTATCAGAAAAAACACGAATATTTTTTCTCAGATGGCGCACGAAAAGGGGTTGAATTTAGATATACAGATTCTTCCAAATGTACCAGAATATATAAAGGGTGATTCAGAACGTCTGGGACAAATCATCCGCAACTTGATTAACAATGCAATCAAATTTACAGAAAAAGGTGAGATTGTAATTACCATTACCTGTATAAGCAATAACAACTCATCTGATAAAATTCTTTTTTCTGTAAAAGACACAGGTATCGGCATTCCAGAAAAAAAATTTCCAAAGATTTTTGAAAAATTTGCCCAACTTGACAATTCATACTCGAAAAAATACGCTGGAACGGGATTGGGTTTAGCTATATCAAAGGAGTTGGTAGAGTTGATGGATGGCAGCATCTGGTTAGAAAGCGAAGTTGGAAAAGGCAGTTCCTTTTATTTTACCATTAAATTTGACATATCTGAAGGTGAACCTGATGTCTTTGAAAAAGAAAAAATAAGACAAGCTCCTATAGCCCTAACCAAAAGAAGCTTAATAATACTTCTCGCCGAAGATGATGACTTGCATCGTCAAACAATGACATATTTTTTAAAACGTGAAGGTCATATAGTCGTATCGACTACAAGCGGTCATGAGGTTATAAAAAAACTTGAAGCAGGTACTTTCGATATTGTTCTGATGGACGTGCAGATGCCGGAGATGGACGGAGTTGAAGCCACAAAACAAATAAGAAGCTCCAAATTAGGAAAATACGATCCAAAAATCCCTATTATTGCTTTGACAGCATACGCCATGGAAGGGGATCGAGAAAAATTTCTCGAAGCTGGTATGAATGATTATATTACAAAACCTGCAGATATAGAGAGTCTTTTGTTAAAGATGAACCGGCTTGTGGTTCACGATGAGTGCTTGTTTGGAAAAAATCAATCGGCAAATACTACAATTTCATTAGACGCATTATCTGAAGAATTGAATACTGATGAATACATTACAGATATTCAAAGATTCGTCAAAAATACACAGGATGATATAGAATTTATGAGAAAGGTATTACTGTCATTTCCAAAAAATGCTCAGGATCGCTTGGATTTAGTTGAGAAGGCGATTACAGATCAGGATACAGATCAGATTGCCAAAACAATTCATAGATTCCTTGGTTTATTTTCATTAATTTTTATTCGATCAGTCACAAAGAACAGTCAGGAACTTCAAAAAGCTGCCAGGTCAGGCAATTTAAAAAAGTGTAATGAGTTGTTCAGCGAGCTACAACAAAAGATGAAGCATATTTTAAATTATATTAAATCAATTCAGGTGTGA
- a CDS encoding glycerophosphodiester phosphodiesterase has product MICIAHRGASGHEPENTLRAIKKALSMGAKWFELDVYPVENELVVIHDEKLDRTTNGKGYVMEHSLRYIQSLDAGKGEPVPLLREVFDLINEDNCVNIELKAKGTATLVSNLINEYVSNKNKNFKNFIVSSFIHDELRILRTIDDKILLGILSDRPYSGILSLAKELAAYSINLKYTKVTKDFITDAHKEGLKVFTYTVNDKLSIEKMDNLGVDGVFTNFPELFYKK; this is encoded by the coding sequence ATGATTTGTATCGCCCATAGAGGAGCAAGCGGCCATGAGCCTGAAAATACCCTTAGGGCAATTAAAAAAGCTTTAAGTATGGGGGCAAAATGGTTTGAACTTGACGTATATCCTGTTGAAAACGAGTTAGTTGTAATCCATGATGAAAAACTCGATAGAACTACTAATGGCAAAGGATATGTAATGGAACATTCCCTTAGATATATTCAAAGTCTCGATGCAGGCAAAGGTGAACCTGTTCCTTTACTTCGCGAAGTTTTTGATCTTATTAATGAGGATAATTGCGTAAATATAGAACTAAAAGCAAAAGGAACAGCTACTCTCGTTTCTAATCTAATTAATGAATATGTATCTAATAAAAATAAAAATTTTAAAAATTTTATAGTGTCATCTTTTATTCACGATGAGTTAAGGATACTTAGAACAATAGATGATAAAATTTTACTCGGAATTTTATCTGATCGCCCATATTCTGGTATTTTAAGTCTTGCGAAGGAGCTTGCAGCTTATTCTATAAATCTTAAATATACTAAAGTTACTAAAGATTTTATTACCGATGCCCACAAAGAAGGCTTAAAAGTATTTACATATACGGTAAATGATAAACTTTCTATAGAGAAAATGGACAATTTAGGAGTAGATGGAGTATTTACGAATTTTCCTGAGCTTTTTTATAAAAAATAA
- a CDS encoding amidohydrolase family protein, with protein sequence MIKRVGKYLEMTGDGDFKLLENVPEGSIDAHVHLGAFTKLPILGGINLTGPGNYIENLKYHLDQLWKYKLDIAYDFRKDFLKGFTGLFDIAPLKTNLESPKTEIYYTLTGFTDLFDYSKPSFINFKNFYHLSFIKDLGKFYINFFHGLKQSNRDNLQSYLNEFGIEKAAVISVETNRFTRFSKELYDTCKDHSNLILFCSVHPYNPDMELTIVDYRSKGIVGLKFHPDFQGVSPDSKEALNLFDICQSTKMVVQCHVGWPIKGVGLSKPELYSKAIREFPDLKFVLCHIGLAEYEETINLASSYDNVFLETSGQPSEGIKKAASKIGADKIIFGTDWPVYHPAVPISAVMEAFPNESDRVKVFKSNFEKLLNL encoded by the coding sequence ATGATAAAAAGAGTTGGTAAATATCTTGAAATGACTGGGGATGGCGATTTTAAACTTCTTGAAAATGTGCCTGAAGGAAGTATTGACGCTCATGTTCATTTAGGAGCTTTTACAAAGCTTCCAATTTTAGGGGGGATAAATTTAACAGGTCCTGGTAATTATATTGAAAATCTTAAATATCATCTTGATCAATTATGGAAGTATAAACTTGATATAGCTTATGATTTTAGAAAAGATTTTCTTAAAGGATTTACCGGACTTTTTGACATAGCTCCTTTAAAAACAAATCTTGAAAGTCCTAAAACTGAAATTTATTACACATTGACAGGCTTTACAGATTTATTTGATTATTCAAAACCTTCTTTTATAAATTTTAAAAATTTTTATCATTTGAGTTTTATAAAAGATTTAGGCAAGTTTTATATAAATTTTTTTCATGGCTTAAAGCAGTCAAATCGGGATAATTTACAGTCTTATTTAAACGAATTCGGAATAGAAAAAGCGGCAGTTATATCCGTTGAAACTAATCGTTTTACCAGATTTTCAAAAGAACTTTATGATACATGTAAAGACCATTCAAATTTGATTTTATTTTGCAGTGTTCATCCTTATAATCCAGACATGGAGCTTACTATAGTTGACTACCGTTCAAAAGGTATTGTGGGGTTAAAATTTCATCCTGATTTTCAAGGAGTTTCTCCTGATTCAAAAGAAGCCTTGAATTTATTTGATATATGTCAATCGACTAAAATGGTTGTTCAATGCCATGTAGGATGGCCTATCAAAGGAGTAGGTTTATCAAAGCCAGAATTATATTCTAAAGCTATAAGGGAATTTCCAGATTTAAAATTTGTTTTATGCCACATAGGTCTTGCCGAATATGAGGAAACAATAAATTTAGCAAGTTCCTATGATAATGTTTTTTTAGAAACAAGCGGGCAGCCATCGGAAGGAATAAAAAAAGCAGCGTCAAAAATAGGTGCTGATAAAATAATATTCGGAACTGATTGGCCAGTATATCATCCTGCTGTACCCATAAGCGCTGTTATGGAAGCTTTTCCAAATGAGTCTGACAGAGTAAAAGTTTTTAAGTCAAATTTTGAAAAACTACTTAATTTATAA
- the scpB gene encoding SMC-Scp complex subunit ScpB has product MDKNIKSIIECIFFVSEAPLSITQIKKVIPNFESKEITEAILDLKNEYEHRKGGFYLCEVAGGYQFRTRPEYKEWVALMVKPSPIRLSKAALETLAIIAYKQPVIRSDIEYIRGVDSGNSVRLLLERKLIKILGRKDVPGRPIIYGTSKEFLEIFGLKDIKDLPFPQDIPNVQPLIQQQKKMQIEQNISLEVQTQL; this is encoded by the coding sequence ATGGATAAAAATATTAAAAGCATAATCGAATGTATATTCTTTGTGTCTGAAGCGCCCTTATCAATAACTCAAATAAAAAAAGTAATTCCAAATTTTGAATCTAAAGAAATAACTGAAGCAATTTTAGATTTAAAAAACGAATATGAACACAGAAAAGGCGGCTTTTATTTATGCGAGGTTGCTGGAGGTTATCAGTTTAGAACAAGACCTGAATATAAAGAATGGGTAGCTCTTATGGTAAAACCGTCTCCTATTCGATTAAGCAAGGCTGCCCTTGAGACCCTTGCAATAATAGCTTATAAACAACCAGTTATTAGAAGTGATATTGAATATATACGAGGGGTTGATTCGGGTAATAGCGTAAGACTGCTCCTTGAACGAAAATTAATAAAAATTTTAGGAAGAAAAGATGTTCCAGGCCGTCCAATTATTTACGGAACATCTAAAGAATTCTTAGAAATATTTGGCCTTAAAGATATTAAAGATTTGCCATTCCCTCAAGATATTCCAAATGTTCAACCTTTAATTCAACAACAAAAAAAGATGCAGATAGAGCAAAATATTTCACTGGAAGTTCAGACACAATTATAG
- a CDS encoding segregation/condensation protein A — translation MSTDHYLVNLNNVFEGPMDLLIYLIKKDEINIYDIPVATITEQYLLYLEFIKYTSLDSAGDFILMAATLVQIKSKMLIPVYKEDEQEDPRLEIARPLLEYLQIKSVSEQLSDFPILGEDIFIRQCCEKIIEEEEEVPIKIGIFELINAFQNIAKNINQDHIVKITDEHLSVQERIKEISALIEEKGSIAFDELFIGSLTKIDMIVTFLAILEMCKLSLIRIVQYSQCGIIRVFNI, via the coding sequence ATGTCAACAGATCATTACTTAGTAAATCTTAATAACGTATTTGAAGGTCCCATGGACCTTCTTATATATTTAATTAAGAAAGATGAAATAAACATTTACGATATACCAGTTGCCACAATAACAGAACAATATTTGTTATATCTTGAATTCATAAAATATACGAGTCTTGATTCTGCTGGTGATTTTATATTGATGGCGGCAACCCTTGTTCAAATAAAATCTAAAATGCTTATTCCTGTTTATAAGGAAGATGAACAGGAGGATCCAAGACTTGAAATTGCAAGACCTTTATTGGAATATCTTCAAATTAAATCCGTTTCTGAACAATTATCTGATTTTCCTATTTTAGGCGAAGATATATTTATCAGGCAATGTTGCGAAAAAATTATCGAAGAAGAAGAAGAGGTTCCGATAAAGATAGGAATCTTTGAATTAATCAATGCTTTTCAAAATATTGCTAAAAATATTAATCAAGATCACATAGTTAAAATAACTGATGAACACCTGTCGGTTCAAGAAAGAATTAAAGAAATTTCTGCATTAATTGAAGAAAAAGGTTCTATAGCATTTGATGAGCTTTTTATAGGAAGTTTAACTAAAATAGACATGATTGTTACTTTTTTAGCTATATTAGAAATGTGTAAACTTAGTCTTATCCGTATAGTTCAGTATTCTCAATGCGGAATTATACGTGTTTTTAATATATGA
- a CDS encoding ABC transporter substrate-binding protein, which produces MKHILIRAIIFFLIVIFPFSIFGEQYKWKFKVKPITNNGKKWKIGYYEGGPFLAYPKHLINIVKNLSELGWMEKIEIPKPDNTSESTAIWNFLSQNVNSPYLEFVADAHWNADWDSEKRKICKENALKRLKAKDIDLMLALGTWAGQDLVNDLHSVPTMGISISDSVKSKIIKSPEDSGFEHVHVRCDPDRDLRMITLFYNIFNFKKLGVVYEDTLEGRSYAAMDDIEKVAKERGFEIISEKIPAHNIDENTNLQLIINAHNKLAPMVDAFFITIHRTAIPKNMPQLIAPFLKHKVPTFSQYGTVMVQYGSLISINETADFVDVGRFNANVIASILNGIKPREINQIFENPKKVAINLEVARIIGFDVPPGLKAIADEIYTEIKK; this is translated from the coding sequence ATGAAACATATTTTAATCCGAGCAATTATTTTTTTTCTAATAGTAATATTTCCATTTAGCATTTTTGGAGAACAGTACAAATGGAAATTCAAAGTGAAACCTATCACAAATAATGGAAAAAAATGGAAGATCGGATACTATGAAGGAGGACCTTTTCTAGCATATCCAAAACATCTAATAAACATAGTAAAAAATTTAAGCGAACTTGGTTGGATGGAAAAAATTGAGATTCCTAAGCCTGACAATACAAGTGAATCAACTGCAATATGGAATTTTTTATCTCAAAATGTAAACAGCCCATACTTGGAATTTGTTGCCGATGCTCACTGGAATGCTGATTGGGATAGTGAAAAAAGAAAAATCTGTAAAGAAAACGCTCTTAAAAGACTAAAAGCAAAAGATATCGATTTAATGTTGGCTCTGGGTACATGGGCTGGTCAGGATCTTGTAAATGATCTTCATTCTGTTCCTACCATGGGAATATCGATATCGGATTCTGTAAAATCTAAAATTATAAAAAGTCCTGAAGATTCAGGCTTTGAGCATGTTCATGTTAGATGTGATCCGGATCGAGATTTACGAATGATTACCCTTTTCTATAATATTTTTAATTTTAAAAAATTAGGCGTTGTTTATGAGGACACATTGGAAGGCAGGTCTTACGCTGCTATGGATGATATTGAGAAAGTAGCAAAAGAGAGAGGTTTTGAAATAATTAGCGAAAAAATTCCTGCCCATAATATTGATGAAAACACCAACCTTCAATTAATAATTAATGCGCACAATAAACTTGCGCCGATGGTAGATGCTTTTTTTATAACTATTCATAGAACTGCAATTCCTAAAAATATGCCGCAGCTAATAGCTCCTTTTTTGAAACACAAAGTCCCCACTTTTTCACAGTACGGCACTGTTATGGTGCAGTACGGATCGCTAATTAGCATTAATGAAACAGCTGATTTTGTTGATGTTGGACGTTTTAATGCAAACGTTATTGCATCCATATTGAACGGCATAAAACCACGAGAAATAAATCAAATATTTGAAAATCCAAAAAAAGTGGCGATAAATCTGGAAGTCGCCAGAATTATCGGGTTTGATGTTCCTCCTGGTCTTAAAGCCATTGCTGATGAAATTTACACGGAAATTAAAAAATAA
- a CDS encoding iron-containing alcohol dehydrogenase produces MLPEFFEFCNPTKIIYGVGIASDLKTQLDNIEGKRYFIVADKIIYKLGLVKKVTDGIKAAGYDIAGEFLDIPPDSEIKAVKACAEKAKETNADGFISIGGGSVIDTAKVANILYSNGGDLAKYYSGVNILTKPLKTSIVIPTTSGTGSEVTTVATIYDEKNKVKLAFTDKFLRPNLAVLDPEMTITMSPKITAITAMDALTHSIEAYVGINASPISDIFASSAVNLIFQNLIAAAEDGNNIEARGNMLIASTLAGIAFNHSMVGCVHSMAHAAGGLYNVPHGVANGIFLPHGLEYNFEYIKDKLICLAHYIGLDVATMSIAEGARKVIQEIRHLTKKLNELGTLDIRLRDVGVPEDGLLSIAKAAVKDVTSFFNPREIVAEEILINIKNAY; encoded by the coding sequence ATGCTACCTGAATTTTTTGAATTTTGCAATCCTACTAAAATAATTTACGGGGTTGGAATAGCATCTGATTTAAAGACTCAATTAGACAATATAGAAGGAAAGCGATATTTTATTGTAGCTGATAAAATAATATATAAACTTGGTTTAGTTAAAAAAGTTACTGATGGCATAAAAGCCGCTGGATATGATATAGCCGGCGAATTTTTAGATATCCCCCCCGATTCAGAAATAAAAGCTGTAAAGGCTTGCGCAGAAAAAGCAAAAGAGACTAATGCCGATGGATTTATTTCCATAGGTGGTGGTAGTGTTATTGATACCGCAAAAGTAGCAAATATACTTTATTCCAATGGAGGAGATCTCGCTAAATATTACTCTGGGGTCAATATACTTACAAAACCGTTAAAAACATCTATAGTTATCCCTACAACCTCTGGAACTGGTAGTGAAGTTACAACAGTAGCTACAATATATGATGAAAAAAATAAGGTAAAACTTGCATTTACAGATAAATTTTTACGCCCAAACCTTGCGGTTCTTGACCCTGAAATGACAATTACTATGTCGCCTAAAATTACTGCAATTACAGCAATGGACGCTTTAACGCATTCAATAGAGGCTTATGTCGGCATTAACGCATCTCCGATATCAGATATTTTTGCATCATCAGCAGTTAATCTCATATTTCAAAACCTTATTGCAGCGGCAGAAGATGGAAATAATATTGAAGCGAGAGGCAACATGCTTATTGCTTCAACTCTGGCTGGAATAGCTTTTAATCATTCAATGGTAGGATGCGTTCATAGTATGGCTCACGCTGCGGGTGGACTTTACAATGTTCCCCATGGAGTTGCAAATGGTATATTCCTTCCTCACGGGTTAGAATATAATTTCGAATATATAAAAGATAAACTAATATGTCTTGCCCATTATATAGGCTTAGATGTTGCCACTATGTCTATAGCAGAGGGTGCAAGAAAAGTAATTCAAGAAATAAGACATCTTACAAAAAAACTTAACGAGTTAGGAACATTAGATATTAGATTAAGGGATGTAGGAGTCCCTGAAGATGGGCTCCTGTCCATTGCAAAAGCCGCTGTAAAAGATGTAACTTCTTTTTTTAATCCAAGAGAAATAGTTGCCGAAGAAATATTAATTAATATAAAAAATGCTTACTAA
- the lpxK gene encoding tetraacyldisaccharide 4'-kinase, producing MKIFLFKKKIEEILKANKNNDFSFLAILLYLLSLVYGLIIKFRLFLFRINILKSNKLNCNVISVGNITAGGTGKTPMTIYISEQITKIGYKCSVISRGYKGKESNKGGVVCDGKNILMTPEMAGDEPVLISEHLKNIPVVIGQNRFESGKLSLNLFKPDVIILDDAFSHIQLNRNINLVLLDASHPFGNNHLLPRGILREPLSSLKRADAVIITRSQYLTDTEKTHLLEKVQKYLSTNVPIFLSKHTPYIYKIIKNAETIFNHRINQNCLTNEIELIKNKEILAFSGIAKNNEFKKSLEYLGFKVKKFKDFPDHYRYNKQDLEDIIKESNDIEAIATTDKDYVKLDKKFNSKKMLIVISVKISFGRYEEKFNNLLKQLLDNTNGFFMV from the coding sequence ATGAAAATTTTTTTATTTAAAAAAAAAATTGAGGAAATCTTAAAAGCAAACAAAAATAACGATTTCAGCTTTCTCGCTATTTTACTATATTTGCTTTCATTAGTATACGGGCTTATAATTAAATTTAGGCTTTTCTTATTTAGAATTAACATACTCAAATCAAACAAACTTAACTGCAACGTTATATCAGTTGGCAATATTACCGCTGGAGGCACCGGAAAAACGCCAATGACAATATATATATCTGAACAAATAACAAAAATCGGATATAAATGTTCCGTTATAAGTAGGGGATATAAAGGTAAAGAATCCAATAAAGGCGGAGTTGTATGTGATGGAAAAAATATTTTAATGACACCTGAAATGGCTGGTGATGAGCCTGTTTTAATATCAGAACATTTAAAAAATATCCCTGTTGTTATTGGCCAAAATCGTTTTGAATCCGGGAAATTATCATTAAACCTTTTTAAACCTGATGTTATTATACTTGATGATGCTTTTTCCCATATACAGCTTAATCGGAATATTAACCTTGTTTTACTCGATGCGTCCCATCCTTTCGGAAATAATCATCTTCTTCCCAGGGGAATATTAAGAGAACCATTAAGCTCTCTTAAAAGGGCTGATGCAGTTATAATAACGAGAAGTCAATACTTAACGGATACAGAAAAAACTCATTTACTTGAAAAGGTTCAGAAATATTTGTCTACAAATGTCCCAATCTTTTTATCAAAGCATACGCCATATATTTATAAAATAATAAAAAATGCCGAAACTATATTTAATCATCGTATTAATCAAAACTGTTTAACAAATGAAATAGAATTAATTAAAAACAAAGAAATTTTAGCTTTTTCAGGCATAGCTAAAAACAATGAGTTTAAAAAAAGCCTTGAATATTTAGGATTTAAAGTAAAAAAATTTAAAGATTTTCCAGATCATTATCGATATAATAAGCAAGATTTAGAAGACATAATAAAAGAGTCTAACGATATAGAAGCTATAGCTACTACTGATAAAGATTATGTCAAACTCGACAAAAAGTTTAATTCCAAGAAAATGCTTATTGTAATTTCCGTTAAAATTTCATTTGGAAGATATGAAGAAAAATTCAACAATCTACTTAAACAATTACTGGATAATACCAATGGATTTTTCATGGTTTGA